The nucleotide sequence AGTCAGCGATATAGATTAATTCAATGATGCTTGGAATTTCTTCTCCTTCTTCGTACTTACGATATTTGAATAAAGGAATACTTAAAGCGCTAGAAACAGCTACTTGAGATAAAGATCGGCCAGTTCTTAAGAAATTCAGACGACAACGTAAAGTATCCAGTAAAATAGCTTCTTCGATACTCATTTAATCACCTTTCATTATAGTAGAATAGTTATAATGACTATAGAAAGCTACACATGCAATCAATAGTACTCAATGTTTTTTATTTAAACGTATCAAATAAAGAATGACGATCAATAAAGACAAAACCAGTCCTGATAATTCTTCTATAAAAACACTATCGGGTTCAAAGTAGTTGTAATTAAAAACTTTCCACATAAAGTAGATAGCCGGAAGAGTCAAAATAGCTAAATAAAACCGTTCTTTGTTCCAATTCATAAGATAAACAATACTTGCGACCAGTGCGACCGCAGGCACCCAAAACAAAACTCTCACCAACGTAATCATGTAACGGACTCCTCAACGATTCATATAATAAAAGATAACATGTTATTGCATACATCACAAATGAAATGCTAGGAAAATAAAAGAAGAATAGATCAATGAAAAATGAAAAAGCAGAACAGTTTTCTGCTGATAAGCAGGAACTGTTCCGCTGAATGTGTCTTATCTATCGAGAAAAAATCAATGGATTGATATCTAAGTAATTCAATACATATAAAAAGAGGACGATCGCATTCACTAAAAAGGAAAGAATGATGATCCCATAGCGAATGGAAACATATTTAACAAATACTTTTGTTTGAATACGGGCATATCTTTTTCCTTTATAGCTGAGCATCATGACAAGAAGCAAAAGGGTAATCACACCTTGAAAAATCATTCCAATAAACAGAATTCCTGAGGTTTGATAATTTAATTGGAGAAAATAAGCTGCTGCCGCAACTAAATCGAATAAAATCGCAATAAATGGCAAAATAATCACTCCTAACATTGAGAATAAATAAAAGAATAACATTTTTTCTAAAATAAGCAAATAAAAATTAAAGTAACAAAATAGTTATGACACAAGTAAAAGAAATAAGAATAACAATATTATTTTACTTATATTTTGAAACTTGTGAGAGTTTGTCATTCGTGCTATAGTTGAAAAGTAACAAAAATAAATTTTATTTATGATGTACCTTTAGCTCAGTTGGTTAGAGCAGACGGCTCATAACCGTCCGGTCGTAGGTTCGAGTCCTACAAGGTACATAAGAGGTTGTGAAAAAGCTGCCCTGCATCAAGTAATAAGAACAGCCAAGTAAAAACAGCTTCTTATGTTTTTACTTGGCTGTTCTTATTACTGCAGATGCAAGCTTTTGAATACCGTTTAAGGAAGAGGTTGTGAAATCAGCGTTTTGACCTGAGTATTAGCTTAACAAACGGAAAAATAGTTCCTCATATTTTGCCGTTTGTTAAGCTAATACCGAGGGTCAGCTGATTGAAC is from Enterococcus faecium and encodes:
- a CDS encoding helix-turn-helix domain-containing protein encodes the protein MSIEEAILLDTLRCRLNFLRTGRSLSQVAVSSALSIPLFKYRKYEEGEEIPSIIELIYIADFYDISVDYLIGRSETASKLK